A single genomic interval of Danio aesculapii chromosome 5, fDanAes4.1, whole genome shotgun sequence harbors:
- the myo1ca gene encoding unconventional myosin-Ic isoform X2, translating to MMESALSARDRVGVQDFLLLENPNSEAAFIENLRRRYREGLIYTYIGSVLVSVNPYRELEIYSKQNMERHRGVNFYEISPHIFALADNSYRALRTERRDQCILISGESGAGKTEASKKILQYYTHICPTRNNTHTIRERLLQSNPVLEAFGNAKTLRNDNSSRFGKYMDIQFDYKGAPIGGHILNYLLEKSRVAHQNHGERNFHIFYQLLEGGEDLLLKRLGLDKTNPQHYHYLIKGNCPRVSSISDKNGWKVVRNALTIIGFEEEEIQALMEIVASVLHLGNTQFGEDEEGETHVTTEAQLQFLSQLLGVDGSVLKAALTHKKIVAKGEEMISPLSLEQALSARDSFAKAIYGRAFTWLVQKLNQSLAFKDEVYYSSKCSSVIGLLDIYGFEVFQHNSFEQFCINYCNEKLQQLFIELTLKSEQEEYEAEGVVWERVEYFNNKIICDLVEEKHKGIIAILDEECLRRGDASDITFLEKLEDTLGGHAHFITHKMANGKIRKAIGREEFRLVHYAGEVNYNVNGFLDKNNDLLYRHLKEVLCQSSNHIVSQCFHADELMDQRRPETAATQFKLSLAKLMDILMSKEPSYVRCIKPNDGKQPGRFDEVLVRHQVKYLGLMENLRVRRAGFAYRRSYEAFLERYKSLCPDTWPNWHGNLPEGVATLVKHLNYKPEEFKLGRSKIFIRFPKTLFITEDALEAQKQTIAVTLQKSWRGYRERANYHRIRHAVIVIQSWWRGVKGRRKAKHRRQAADTIRNFIKGFILRNEPRCPDNEYFLDHVRFSFLMKVKRNLPKSVLDKSWPKPPPSLTEASEHIHRICIRNLVNDYCRRIQPEWRKQLEQKVVASGIFKGQKDGYSRSVPKLFVATRLEAEEINLKVLQTLGSDNKVKYGIAVTKYDRHGFRPRVRQLLLTTSSAVLVQEAKIKQRIDYGALLGISVSSLSDGFFILHIPTADSKQKGDLVLQCNHVIEAVTKLAIMADKIHNVNISQDSVRFAIARGKEGVIDFTSGSDLRVVKSKNGHLSVTTPRIS from the exons ATGATGGAGAGCGCTCTGTCAGCCAGAGACCGGGTCGGCGTTCAAGATTTCTTGCTCTTGGAGAACCCCAACAGTGAAGCCGCTTTCATTGAAAACCTGCGCCGGCGGTACAGAGAGGGTCTCATTTAT ACATACATTGGGTCGGTGCTGGTGTCAGTGAATCCTTACCGGGAGCTGGAGATTTACTCTAAACAGAACATGGAGCGCCACAGAGGAGTGAACTTCTATGAGATTTCACCTCACAT CTTTGCCCTGGCGGATAATTCCTACCGTGCGCTGCGGACTGAGAGAAGAGATCAGTGTATTTTAATTTCTGGAGAGAGTGGTGCTGGAAAGACTGAGGCCTCCAAAAAAATACTTCAGTACTACACACACATCTGTCCCACtcgcaacaacacacacactatcaGAGAAAGACTGCTGCAGTCCAATCCAGTTCTggag GCTTTTGGGAATGCTAAAACTCTCCGCAATGACAACTCCAGTCGCTTTGGAAAATATATGGACATTCAGTTTGACTATAAG GGGGCTCCAATCGGAGGTCACATTCTCAATTACTTATTGGAGAAATCCCGTGTGGCCCATCAGAACCATGGCGAGAGAAACTTTCACATCTTCTATCAGCTGCTGGAGGGAGGAGAGGACCTGCTTTTGAAAAGACTTGGTTTGGACAAAACCAACCCACAACATTATCATTACCTCATTAAG ggTAATTGTCCACGTGTGAGCTCTATCAGTGATAAAAATGGATGGAAAGTTGTGAGAAATGCTCTCACCATCATTGGTTTTGAAGAGGAGGAGATACAG GCTCTAATGGAGATCGTGGCCAGTGTTTTACATCTGGGGAACACACAGTTCGGAGAGGATGAGGAGGGAGAGACTCACGTCACCACTGAAGCTCAACTGCAGTTTCTGTCCCAG CTGCTGGGTGTGGACGGATCAGTCCTGAAAGCAGCTCTTACTCACAAGAAAATAGTTGCCAAAGGGGAGGAG ATGATCAGTCCTTTGAGTTTAGAACAGGCTCTCTCTGCTCGGGACTCTTTTGCCAAAGCCATATATGGTCGTGCCTTTACCTGGCTTGTCCAAAAGTTGAACCAATCACTGGCCTTTAAG GATGAGGTTTACTACTCCAGTAAATGTTCTTCTGTTATTGGTTTGCTGGACATATATGGATTTGAGGTCTTCCAACACAACAG TTTTGAGCAGTTCTGCATTAATTACTGCAATGAAAAACTGCAGCAGCTCTTTATTGAGCTCACACTGAAAAGTGAACAGGAGGAGTATGAGGCCGAGGGTGTtgtg TGGGAGAGAGTGGAGTATTTCAACAACAAAATCATCTGTGACCTGGTGGAGGAGAAACATAAAGGCATCATCGCTATTCTG GATGAGGAGTGTTTAAGACGAGGGGATGCCAGTGACATCACCTTCCTGGAGAAGCTGGAGGACACGTTGGGTGGACACGCTCATTTTATCAC TCATAAAATGGCCAATGGGAAGATCCGCAAGGCAATTGGTCGGGAGGAGTTTAGACTGGTACATTATGCTGGAGAGGTCAACTACAACGTCAATG GGTTTCTGGACAAAAACAATGACCTGCTATACAGGCACTTGAAGGAG GTGCTGTGTCAGTCCAGCAATCACATTGTGAGTCAATGTTTCCATGCTGATGAGCTGATGGACCAGAGAAGACCTGAAACG GCTGCCACTCAGTTCAAGCTCAGTTTAGCTAAACTGATGGACATTCTGATGTCTAAGGAACCATCATATGTGCGCTGTATAAAACCCAATGATGGTAAACAGCCAG GTAGGTTTGATGAGGTTTTGGTCAGGCATCAGGTGAAGTATTTGGGTTTGATGGAGAATCTAAGAGTAAGGAGAGCTGGATTTGCATACAGACGAAGCTATGAGGCGTTCTTGGAGAG GTATAAATCTTTGTGTCCGGACACTTGGCCAAACTGGCATGGGAATCTCCCTGAGGGGGTCGCCACACTGGTCAAACACCTCAACTACAAACCTGAAGAATTCAAACTGGGCAG gTCTAAAATCTTCATCCGCTTCCCAAAGACTCTGTTTATTACTGAAGATGCACTTGAGGCCCAGAAGCAAACTATCG CCGTCACTTTGCAGAAATCTTGGCGAGGCTACAGAGAGAGAGCCAATTACCACCGGATCCGGCATGCAG TAATTGTCATCCAGTCATGGTGGAGAGGTGTCAAAGGCCGCAGGAAAGCCAAGCACCGTAGACAAGCTGCTGACACTATTCGCAA CTTCATCAAAGGCTTCATCCTGCGCAATGAGCCTCGATGCCCTGATAATGAGTATTTCCTGGATCATGTGCGATTCTCCTTCTTGATGAAAGTCAAACGGAACTTGCCAAAAAGTGTGCTTGACAAGAGTTGGCCAAAACCACCACCCTCACTGACAGAG GCATCTGAGCACATTCACAGAATATGCATCCGCAACCTGGTCAATGACTACTGCAGAAGAATCCAGCCAGAGTGGAGAAAGCAG CTGGAACAGAAAGTTGTAGCCAGCGGGATCTTTAAAGGGCAGAAGGACGGCTACTCTCGAAGTGTGCCCAAACTCTTTGTGGCCACCAGGCTAG AAGCTGAAGAGATTAATCTCAAAGTGCTGCAAACTCTTGGGAGTGATAACAAGGTGAAG TATGGTATAGCGGTCACCAAGTACGATCGGCATGGTTTTCGCCCACGTGTGCGTCAGCTGCTATTGACCACTTCATCTGCTGTGCTGGTCCAGGAAGCAAAAATCAAACAACGTATCGACTATGGCGCATTGCTGG GTATCTCTGTTAGTTCCCTCAGTGATGGATTTTTTATTCTGCATATTCCCACTGCTGACAGTAAGCAGAAG GGTGACCTGGTGCTGCAGTGTAATCATGTGATTGAGGCTGTCACCAAGCTGGCTATCATGGCAGACAAAATACACAATGTCAACATCAGCCAGGACAG
- the myo1ca gene encoding unconventional myosin-Ic isoform X1: MKYRRREVGVEGGVRLMMESALSARDRVGVQDFLLLENPNSEAAFIENLRRRYREGLIYTYIGSVLVSVNPYRELEIYSKQNMERHRGVNFYEISPHIFALADNSYRALRTERRDQCILISGESGAGKTEASKKILQYYTHICPTRNNTHTIRERLLQSNPVLEAFGNAKTLRNDNSSRFGKYMDIQFDYKGAPIGGHILNYLLEKSRVAHQNHGERNFHIFYQLLEGGEDLLLKRLGLDKTNPQHYHYLIKGNCPRVSSISDKNGWKVVRNALTIIGFEEEEIQALMEIVASVLHLGNTQFGEDEEGETHVTTEAQLQFLSQLLGVDGSVLKAALTHKKIVAKGEEMISPLSLEQALSARDSFAKAIYGRAFTWLVQKLNQSLAFKDEVYYSSKCSSVIGLLDIYGFEVFQHNSFEQFCINYCNEKLQQLFIELTLKSEQEEYEAEGVVWERVEYFNNKIICDLVEEKHKGIIAILDEECLRRGDASDITFLEKLEDTLGGHAHFITHKMANGKIRKAIGREEFRLVHYAGEVNYNVNGFLDKNNDLLYRHLKEVLCQSSNHIVSQCFHADELMDQRRPETAATQFKLSLAKLMDILMSKEPSYVRCIKPNDGKQPGRFDEVLVRHQVKYLGLMENLRVRRAGFAYRRSYEAFLERYKSLCPDTWPNWHGNLPEGVATLVKHLNYKPEEFKLGRSKIFIRFPKTLFITEDALEAQKQTIAVTLQKSWRGYRERANYHRIRHAVIVIQSWWRGVKGRRKAKHRRQAADTIRNFIKGFILRNEPRCPDNEYFLDHVRFSFLMKVKRNLPKSVLDKSWPKPPPSLTEASEHIHRICIRNLVNDYCRRIQPEWRKQLEQKVVASGIFKGQKDGYSRSVPKLFVATRLEAEEINLKVLQTLGSDNKVKYGIAVTKYDRHGFRPRVRQLLLTTSSAVLVQEAKIKQRIDYGALLGISVSSLSDGFFILHIPTADSKQKGDLVLQCNHVIEAVTKLAIMADKIHNVNISQDSVRFAIARGKEGVIDFTSGSDLRVVKSKNGHLSVTTPRIS; the protein is encoded by the exons GAGGTTGGTGTAGAGGGTGGAGTACGGTTAATGATGGAGAGCGCTCTGTCAGCCAGAGACCGGGTCGGCGTTCAAGATTTCTTGCTCTTGGAGAACCCCAACAGTGAAGCCGCTTTCATTGAAAACCTGCGCCGGCGGTACAGAGAGGGTCTCATTTAT ACATACATTGGGTCGGTGCTGGTGTCAGTGAATCCTTACCGGGAGCTGGAGATTTACTCTAAACAGAACATGGAGCGCCACAGAGGAGTGAACTTCTATGAGATTTCACCTCACAT CTTTGCCCTGGCGGATAATTCCTACCGTGCGCTGCGGACTGAGAGAAGAGATCAGTGTATTTTAATTTCTGGAGAGAGTGGTGCTGGAAAGACTGAGGCCTCCAAAAAAATACTTCAGTACTACACACACATCTGTCCCACtcgcaacaacacacacactatcaGAGAAAGACTGCTGCAGTCCAATCCAGTTCTggag GCTTTTGGGAATGCTAAAACTCTCCGCAATGACAACTCCAGTCGCTTTGGAAAATATATGGACATTCAGTTTGACTATAAG GGGGCTCCAATCGGAGGTCACATTCTCAATTACTTATTGGAGAAATCCCGTGTGGCCCATCAGAACCATGGCGAGAGAAACTTTCACATCTTCTATCAGCTGCTGGAGGGAGGAGAGGACCTGCTTTTGAAAAGACTTGGTTTGGACAAAACCAACCCACAACATTATCATTACCTCATTAAG ggTAATTGTCCACGTGTGAGCTCTATCAGTGATAAAAATGGATGGAAAGTTGTGAGAAATGCTCTCACCATCATTGGTTTTGAAGAGGAGGAGATACAG GCTCTAATGGAGATCGTGGCCAGTGTTTTACATCTGGGGAACACACAGTTCGGAGAGGATGAGGAGGGAGAGACTCACGTCACCACTGAAGCTCAACTGCAGTTTCTGTCCCAG CTGCTGGGTGTGGACGGATCAGTCCTGAAAGCAGCTCTTACTCACAAGAAAATAGTTGCCAAAGGGGAGGAG ATGATCAGTCCTTTGAGTTTAGAACAGGCTCTCTCTGCTCGGGACTCTTTTGCCAAAGCCATATATGGTCGTGCCTTTACCTGGCTTGTCCAAAAGTTGAACCAATCACTGGCCTTTAAG GATGAGGTTTACTACTCCAGTAAATGTTCTTCTGTTATTGGTTTGCTGGACATATATGGATTTGAGGTCTTCCAACACAACAG TTTTGAGCAGTTCTGCATTAATTACTGCAATGAAAAACTGCAGCAGCTCTTTATTGAGCTCACACTGAAAAGTGAACAGGAGGAGTATGAGGCCGAGGGTGTtgtg TGGGAGAGAGTGGAGTATTTCAACAACAAAATCATCTGTGACCTGGTGGAGGAGAAACATAAAGGCATCATCGCTATTCTG GATGAGGAGTGTTTAAGACGAGGGGATGCCAGTGACATCACCTTCCTGGAGAAGCTGGAGGACACGTTGGGTGGACACGCTCATTTTATCAC TCATAAAATGGCCAATGGGAAGATCCGCAAGGCAATTGGTCGGGAGGAGTTTAGACTGGTACATTATGCTGGAGAGGTCAACTACAACGTCAATG GGTTTCTGGACAAAAACAATGACCTGCTATACAGGCACTTGAAGGAG GTGCTGTGTCAGTCCAGCAATCACATTGTGAGTCAATGTTTCCATGCTGATGAGCTGATGGACCAGAGAAGACCTGAAACG GCTGCCACTCAGTTCAAGCTCAGTTTAGCTAAACTGATGGACATTCTGATGTCTAAGGAACCATCATATGTGCGCTGTATAAAACCCAATGATGGTAAACAGCCAG GTAGGTTTGATGAGGTTTTGGTCAGGCATCAGGTGAAGTATTTGGGTTTGATGGAGAATCTAAGAGTAAGGAGAGCTGGATTTGCATACAGACGAAGCTATGAGGCGTTCTTGGAGAG GTATAAATCTTTGTGTCCGGACACTTGGCCAAACTGGCATGGGAATCTCCCTGAGGGGGTCGCCACACTGGTCAAACACCTCAACTACAAACCTGAAGAATTCAAACTGGGCAG gTCTAAAATCTTCATCCGCTTCCCAAAGACTCTGTTTATTACTGAAGATGCACTTGAGGCCCAGAAGCAAACTATCG CCGTCACTTTGCAGAAATCTTGGCGAGGCTACAGAGAGAGAGCCAATTACCACCGGATCCGGCATGCAG TAATTGTCATCCAGTCATGGTGGAGAGGTGTCAAAGGCCGCAGGAAAGCCAAGCACCGTAGACAAGCTGCTGACACTATTCGCAA CTTCATCAAAGGCTTCATCCTGCGCAATGAGCCTCGATGCCCTGATAATGAGTATTTCCTGGATCATGTGCGATTCTCCTTCTTGATGAAAGTCAAACGGAACTTGCCAAAAAGTGTGCTTGACAAGAGTTGGCCAAAACCACCACCCTCACTGACAGAG GCATCTGAGCACATTCACAGAATATGCATCCGCAACCTGGTCAATGACTACTGCAGAAGAATCCAGCCAGAGTGGAGAAAGCAG CTGGAACAGAAAGTTGTAGCCAGCGGGATCTTTAAAGGGCAGAAGGACGGCTACTCTCGAAGTGTGCCCAAACTCTTTGTGGCCACCAGGCTAG AAGCTGAAGAGATTAATCTCAAAGTGCTGCAAACTCTTGGGAGTGATAACAAGGTGAAG TATGGTATAGCGGTCACCAAGTACGATCGGCATGGTTTTCGCCCACGTGTGCGTCAGCTGCTATTGACCACTTCATCTGCTGTGCTGGTCCAGGAAGCAAAAATCAAACAACGTATCGACTATGGCGCATTGCTGG GTATCTCTGTTAGTTCCCTCAGTGATGGATTTTTTATTCTGCATATTCCCACTGCTGACAGTAAGCAGAAG GGTGACCTGGTGCTGCAGTGTAATCATGTGATTGAGGCTGTCACCAAGCTGGCTATCATGGCAGACAAAATACACAATGTCAACATCAGCCAGGACAG